GCATGTCGGGCGCCGAGCTGGCGGCGCTGCGCGGCGTTCTGGACGCCCAGGGAGCGGCGGCGGTAGGCGATCCCCGCCGTTTCCGGGAACTCGACCACCGCTTTCACGAGATCGTGGTCCAGACCTGTGGCAACGCCCGCCTGTCGCGCCACGCCGCGCTGCTTGCCCGGGAGATGCGGCTGGCCGGCCCGCTGCTGGTGAACGCGCCGTGGCACCTCAAGCAAAGCCACGAGGAACACCGCGTCATCGAGCGCGCCCTGCGCCAGCGCGACGGCCCCGCCGCCGAAGCGGCCATGCGCGGCCACCTGACCCGCGTGGCGCACACCGTCCGGCAACATCACGCCTGAACCCATATTCACCTGCGTGCCCACCATCTGCCGGACCCCTTCCGGCCTTCAAAAAAGGAGCTTCACATGCGTAAAGTCACCCTGTTTACCCTGGCCCTGACCCTGGCGGGCGCCGCCCAGGCCCAGAGCACCATCAAGATCGGCGCGATCACCTCGGTCACCGGCCGCTTCGCCGAGTTCGGCAAGATGCAGCTCGCGGGCTTCAAGGTCGGCGTGGACGAGATCAACCGCAACGGCGGCGTGCTGGGCAAGAAGATCGAACTGGTGATCGAGGACAACGCCAGCGACGTGAACAAGGGCCTGGCCGCCGCCGAGCGTCTGGTCAACGCGGGCGTGCCGCTGGTGCTCAACGAGTACTCTTCCAGCCTGGTCAAGGCGCAGGCGCAGTACCTCGCCCGCCAGAAGGTGCCCAATCTGGTCATCACGTCCAGCGGCGACGACATCACCAAGCCCGGCAACGAGTACATCTTCCGCCTGAACCAGCCCGCCAGCGCCTACGCCCGGGTGATCCTGGACATCTTCCGCGACAACAAGTTCAAGAGCATGGCGATCATCGCCGGCACCGGGGCCTTTGAGAAGAGCGTGGCCGACGCCGCCAACCGCATCGCCAAGGAATACGGCATCACCGTGATGGAAGACCAGCGCTACGACAAGGGCCTGACCGACTTCCGTCCGGTGCTCAACCGCATCAAGGCCAAGAACCCCGACGGCATCCTGATGGTGTCCTATGCCGAGGACAGCGTGGCCCTGATGCGTCAGGCCCGTGAGGTGGGCGTCAAGCCGCGCCTGTTTGCGGGCGGAGCGGCCGGCTTCGCGCTGCCCGACTTCGTGAAGGACAGCGGCGCGGCCGCCGAGAACGTCGTGACCGCTACCGCCTGGATTCCTCAGCTGCGCTACGCCGGCACCCAGAAGTTGAATGTGGACCTCAAGAAGGCGCTGGGCGGGGCCGATCCCAGCTACCACGCGGCCCAGGCGTATGCGGGCGTGCTTGTGGCCGCCGAGGCCATCAAGAAGGCCGGGGGCACCGACCGTGAAAAGGTCAAGGCCGCGCTGGGCACGGTCACCATGCAGACCGCCTTCGGACCCATCCAGTTCAAGGACTATGACGGCTTCCAGAACCAGAACCCGCTGGAAATGGTGGCCCAGCAGGTGCAGGGCGGCGCGTTCGTGCCGGTGTACCCCAAGAGCGTGGTGCCGCGCAAGCTGAAGTTCGAACGGTAACGCTGGCAGACCGGGAGCCGTGCGCGGGCTGCGGGGCAGGACTTGACCGCGCGCGGCCCGCACACCGTGCCCCTTTCCCTGGAGGTTTTCATCGGGCGGGGCGGCGCCGATCCCGGGAAGGTCCGCGCCGCCCTGAGCGCGACCAAGCTGAACAGTGCCCTCGGTCCCGTCACCTTCCGCAGCTACGCGGGCGACCAGAACCAGAACAGCGTCGTCGGCGTGACCCCCCAGGTCCAGAACGGGCGGTTCGTGACGGTAGGTCCGGCAAGCGCGGCGACCGGAAAAGTCATCATTCCCAGGAAATAAACAGGAAATCAAGCGGGGAGGCGGCGTGCGGAGCCCGGCGAACACCCTGGAGAACCCGGGCCCGGCCGCCCACCCATCAAGGAGCATGACATGGACTCAACCGCCGTCACGGCGTTTTTTCAAACCCTGGTGCAGGGACTGCTGACCGGCGGGCTGTACGCCCTGATCGGCACCGGTCTGAGCCTGATCTTCGGGGTGATGCGGGTCATCAACTTTGCTCACGGGGATTTTCTCGCCATCGGCATGTTCATCACGCTGGCGCTGTTCAAGACCTTCAACATCGATCCCTACCTCAGCCTGCTCGTGGCCGCGCCGCTGGGCTTCGGACTGGGGTATGTCATTCAGCGCTTCGTGCTGTCGCGGCTGGGGGACCGGCTGGGCGAGGGCAGCATGCTCGCCACCCTGGGCCTGGGGCTGATCATCAGCAACTCGCTGCTGCTCAGCTTCGGGGCGCAGCCGCAGAGCATCAACGTGCCGTATGCCATCAATACCTTCAAGATGGGGGGCGTGCAGGTCAGCATTCCGCTGCTGATCGCGGGGCTGGGCACGGTGGTCGCCATCGCCGGACTGAACCTGTTGCTGTACCGCACCGAACTGGGCCGCGCCATCCGCGCGACCGCGCAGAATCCGCTGGGGGCCGAGTTGCAGGGCGTCAAGACCACCCGCATCCAGGCCATCGTGTTCGGGCTGGGCGTGGCTTTCGCCGCCATCGCGGGCGTGCTGCTGATGCCGCTGCTGTACACCTTTCCCACGGTGGGCGAGAACTACACCACCAAGGCCTTCATCGTGACCGTGCTGGGCGGCCTGGGCAACCTGCCGGGCGCGGTGGTGGGCGGCCTGGTGCTGGGCGTGATCGAGTCGCTGGGAGCCTTCTATGTCAGCAACAATTACCGCGACGCCTACGGCCTGATCGCCTTCCTGCTCGTGCTGCTCCTGAGGCCTGAAGGCCTGTTCGGCAAGACGGTGAAGCGGGTATGAGCGGGAAGATGCCCAGGCCCGCAGGCCGCTTCTCTTTTCCCCCTGATTTCTGGAGATGTCCATGACTGCCGTTCCTGCCATCACCCGCCCGCGGGCCCTGACTTTCGGCAACGTGTGGCTCAGCGTCGGTCTGCTGGCCGTGCTGCTGATCTATCCCTTCGTGTTCGACAAGGCAATGAACTTTGGCATCTCCACGCTGCTGTTCGCGGGGTTTGCCATGAGCTGGAACATCCTGGGCGGCTGGGCCGGGCAGACCAGTCTGGGGCACGCCGCGCTGCTGGGCGTCGGGGCCTACACCATGACGCTGCTCGCGACGCCCGAGCGCCTGCCCGCCTTCCTGCAAAGCCCGCTGGCTCCGTGGTGGGGTGCCCTGATCGGGATGGTGCTGGCGGCGCTGCTCGCCGCCGTGTGGGGCGGGCTGACCTTCCGGCTGCAGGGATCGTATTTCGTGCTGTCCACCATCGCCGTGGCCCTCGTGATCCGGCTGGTCGCCATCAACAGTGACTGGACCGGCGGCGCCGAGGGGCTGTTCATGCCTGACCTGCCGCGCTTGTTTGGGCTGGACCTGTTCGACCGTCAGGTGGAGTACTGGCTGGCCTTTGGCTTCGTGGTCCTGACCGTGCTGATCACGCACCTGATCCGCCGCTCGCGCATGGGCTATGCGTTGCAGGCCGTGCGCGAGGACGAGGACGGCGCGCGTGCCCTCGGCATTGACCCCACCCGCATGAAGGTGCTCGCCTTCATGCTCAGCGCCGCGCTGACCGCACTGGGCGGAAGTCTGTACGCCATCTACCTGCAGGCCTTCGAGCCCCACACCCTGCTGGAACTGCCCATCAGCGTGCAGATCGCCCTGATGGCGATCATCGGGGGGCGCACCACCATTCAGGGACCGCTGATCGGCGCAGTGCTGCTGAGCGTGTTCGGTGAGGTCTTCCGCAACGTGTTCAGCAGCGCCAACCTGCTGATCTACGGTGTGCTGATCCTGCTTGTGACGCTGTTCGCGCCCGCCGGCATCATGGGTCTGTTTCAGCGGGCCGGGCGCAAGCTGGGGACGGCCCGATGACCGCCTCCCCGCAGCTGCCCGAGCTCACCGAATTTGAGGGTCGGCCGGTTCACGCGCCGGAGGGTCCCCCGCTGCTGACTGCCGAGAACATCACCGTGCGCTTTGGCGGAGTGGTGGCGGTCAAGGACATTTCGCTGTCGGTGCGGCCCGGCGAGATTCTGGGATTGATCGGTCCCAACGGAGCCGGCAAGACCACGCTCTTTAACGCCCTGACCGGGTTTGTGCGCCCCACCTCGGGCCGCGTGACCTTCGCCGGACGCGACATCACCCATATCCAGCCACAGGGCCGCGCGAAGATGGGCATGGCCCGCACCTTCCAGGTGGAGCGGCCCTTCGAGGACCTCAGCGTGCTGGAAAACGTACTCGTCGCGGCGTTCCTGAAGCGGCGCGGCCGGGGAGCAGAGGACCACGCCTACGCCGTGCTGGAGCGGGTGGGCTTGGCCGACCGCGCCTTTCAGCCCGCCTCGCAGCTCAACCTTGCCCGGCGGCGGCGACTGGAACTCGCCAAGGTGCTCGCGCTGGAACCGAAGGTGCTGTTTCTGGACGAGAGCATCGCGGGCCTCAACCCGCCCGGTCAGCAGGAGATGGTCGCATTGATCCGCAGCCTGGCCGAATCGGGGCTGGGCATCGTGATGGTCGAGCACATCATGCACGTGATCATGAGCCTGTCTGACCACGTGATCTGCATGGCCTTTGGAGAACTGCTCGCCGAGGGCGATCCACACGCGGTGGCCGCCCACCCGGACGTGATCCGGGCATATCTGGGAGACGACAATGATTGAAGCCCCTGCTGAACGCCGGCGGGCACATGGAGGCGCGGGCGGGATGTGCCCATCCGCTCACCGCCCCGCTCCTCATCCGCTGGAGGCCACTCCATGACCACGGTGACCGGAACACAGCCCGCCCGCGCCCGCGTCGGCTACGTGCCGGGCGAGCGGGTGCTGGAGGCCAATTCGCTGGACGTCGCCTACGGTCAGGTTCAGGTGGTCTTTGGGGTCTCCTTGCATGTGGACAAGGGCGAACTGGTGGGCCTGGTGGGAGGCAACGGCAGTGGCAAGAGCACCATCCTGCGGGTGCTGTCGGGGATGCTCAAGGCGCGGGGGGGAACGGCAACCTACCGGGGCCAGAACCTGAACGCCGTGCCGCCGCACCGCATCACCGACATGGGCGTGGCGCACGTGCCGATGGGCCGGCAGCTGTTCGGGCAGATGACGGTCGAGGAAAACCTGATCATGGGCGCCTACCTGCCGCGCACCAAGAAGAACCGGGCCGCCAACCTGCAAAAGGTCTACGACTTCTTTCCGCGCCTGACCGAGAAACGCCGTTCTCCCGCCGCCGCTCTGTCCGGCGGAGAGCAGCAGATGGTGGCGATTGGCCGCGCGCTGATGAGCGAGCCGGAGGTCCTGCTGATGGACGAGCCGTCGCTGGGTCTGGCCCCGCTGGTCGTCTCGGAGGTGATGCGCGTGATCGGATCGCTGCGTGAGCTGGGGCTGACCGTGCTGCTCGTGGAGCAGAACGTGCGTCAGGTGCTGAAGGTTACCGACCGGACATATGTGCTTGAACTCGGCAGTCTGGTCAAGGAAGGCCCCAGTCACGAACTGATGGGCGACCCGGACATCATCAAGGCTTATCTGGGCGTGTAGGGTGTGCCACAAGAAGGCCACAAGAAGGGGAGAGGCGAGCGGCTTCTCCCTGCTTTTTTGGATGTCGCTGGAGTGTTCTTTTCTGGGGCGGTCCTTCCGGGGGCCCACGGCGGGCCGGTAATCCGTCTTCCTGACCGTCCCGCCCGGCCCCGCGTAGACTGAGGCCATGAGTCCCCGCCGCCAAACCGTCACTGCCAATGTAGGAGGCGTCCTGATCGGCAGCGCCCACCCCGTGGTGGTGCAGAGCATGACCAACACCGACACGGCCAACGCCGAGGCCACCGCCATTCAGGTGGCCCAGCTGGCCCGTGCGGGGTCCGAACTGGTGCGGGTGACGGTGAACACCCGTGAGGCCGCCGCCGCCGTGCCCGAGATCGTCGCCCGCCTCGCGGAGGTGGGGCTGAACGTGCCCATCGTGGGCGACTTTCACTACAACGGCCACATCCTGCTGCGCGAGTTTCCCGAAACG
Above is a genomic segment from Deinococcus aerophilus containing:
- a CDS encoding GntR family transcriptional regulator, which codes for MSLLQPIASTRVVDVVRDQLRSAILSGELEPGSRLSVPELARRFQVSRSPVREAVLLLVGEGLAVEHTRRGVEVARLEVSDLLELYDLRAALEGLAARLAAERMSGAELAALRGVLDAQGAAAVGDPRRFRELDHRFHEIVVQTCGNARLSRHAALLAREMRLAGPLLVNAPWHLKQSHEEHRVIERALRQRDGPAAEAAMRGHLTRVAHTVRQHHA
- a CDS encoding ABC transporter substrate-binding protein, with the translated sequence MRKVTLFTLALTLAGAAQAQSTIKIGAITSVTGRFAEFGKMQLAGFKVGVDEINRNGGVLGKKIELVIEDNASDVNKGLAAAERLVNAGVPLVLNEYSSSLVKAQAQYLARQKVPNLVITSSGDDITKPGNEYIFRLNQPASAYARVILDIFRDNKFKSMAIIAGTGAFEKSVADAANRIAKEYGITVMEDQRYDKGLTDFRPVLNRIKAKNPDGILMVSYAEDSVALMRQAREVGVKPRLFAGGAAGFALPDFVKDSGAAAENVVTATAWIPQLRYAGTQKLNVDLKKALGGADPSYHAAQAYAGVLVAAEAIKKAGGTDREKVKAALGTVTMQTAFGPIQFKDYDGFQNQNPLEMVAQQVQGGAFVPVYPKSVVPRKLKFER
- a CDS encoding branched-chain amino acid ABC transporter permease; translated protein: MDSTAVTAFFQTLVQGLLTGGLYALIGTGLSLIFGVMRVINFAHGDFLAIGMFITLALFKTFNIDPYLSLLVAAPLGFGLGYVIQRFVLSRLGDRLGEGSMLATLGLGLIISNSLLLSFGAQPQSINVPYAINTFKMGGVQVSIPLLIAGLGTVVAIAGLNLLLYRTELGRAIRATAQNPLGAELQGVKTTRIQAIVFGLGVAFAAIAGVLLMPLLYTFPTVGENYTTKAFIVTVLGGLGNLPGAVVGGLVLGVIESLGAFYVSNNYRDAYGLIAFLLVLLLRPEGLFGKTVKRV
- a CDS encoding branched-chain amino acid ABC transporter permease, which translates into the protein MTAVPAITRPRALTFGNVWLSVGLLAVLLIYPFVFDKAMNFGISTLLFAGFAMSWNILGGWAGQTSLGHAALLGVGAYTMTLLATPERLPAFLQSPLAPWWGALIGMVLAALLAAVWGGLTFRLQGSYFVLSTIAVALVIRLVAINSDWTGGAEGLFMPDLPRLFGLDLFDRQVEYWLAFGFVVLTVLITHLIRRSRMGYALQAVREDEDGARALGIDPTRMKVLAFMLSAALTALGGSLYAIYLQAFEPHTLLELPISVQIALMAIIGGRTTIQGPLIGAVLLSVFGEVFRNVFSSANLLIYGVLILLVTLFAPAGIMGLFQRAGRKLGTAR
- a CDS encoding ABC transporter ATP-binding protein; amino-acid sequence: MTASPQLPELTEFEGRPVHAPEGPPLLTAENITVRFGGVVAVKDISLSVRPGEILGLIGPNGAGKTTLFNALTGFVRPTSGRVTFAGRDITHIQPQGRAKMGMARTFQVERPFEDLSVLENVLVAAFLKRRGRGAEDHAYAVLERVGLADRAFQPASQLNLARRRRLELAKVLALEPKVLFLDESIAGLNPPGQQEMVALIRSLAESGLGIVMVEHIMHVIMSLSDHVICMAFGELLAEGDPHAVAAHPDVIRAYLGDDND
- a CDS encoding ABC transporter ATP-binding protein → MTTVTGTQPARARVGYVPGERVLEANSLDVAYGQVQVVFGVSLHVDKGELVGLVGGNGSGKSTILRVLSGMLKARGGTATYRGQNLNAVPPHRITDMGVAHVPMGRQLFGQMTVEENLIMGAYLPRTKKNRAANLQKVYDFFPRLTEKRRSPAAALSGGEQQMVAIGRALMSEPEVLLMDEPSLGLAPLVVSEVMRVIGSLRELGLTVLLVEQNVRQVLKVTDRTYVLELGSLVKEGPSHELMGDPDIIKAYLGV